From the genome of Oncorhynchus gorbuscha isolate QuinsamMale2020 ecotype Even-year linkage group LG18, OgorEven_v1.0, whole genome shotgun sequence:
GTTGTCTAAAGTAGAGTATGCCTTAAGTAATGCATTGTATTGGAAGATATTTATTGCCTGTTTATTTGTTTTAATTTATTTGGGGGGGGTCCTACATTTTAACATAGACCGAGGGCAGCACTTACAGCTATGAAACTGCACTGAAATTCTACAGTACTCATAATATTGTGAGTTTAGTGCCATTTTGCGGATGTTAAATATTGCCCATAGGCTTTTTTGGGGGGCTATCATTCAGACACTCATTGTGATTTTAATGAAGATATGAACAATTAAAGTTTCTGTATGTAACAATGTTATTGTTCTGTGTAGTGTATCATGTCTACAAATAAATATCAACGGTCTGAATTAAAAGTTGTGGTGCAACCGCCATGTGATGTCTGGAAAAGGGGAAATATGCACAGCCAATGGTCAGGTGCTGGATAGAAAACGGATTTAAAATAATGTCCTCAGATGTTTATTTTTGTAACGTTCGAGAACCTATAATAGAGCAAATTGTAGGCGATAGCCCAATGACTAAGGGCTTGTACAATTTATTACCTCCACTAGTGATTGGGGTTGTGACAGTAACTATGGGCCAGGCCAGGGGGggtaggggagagaagggaagagggggtGATTAGCCTGACTTTATCCCCAGGGACAGATGGTGGACACGGGTTTAGCGGCTTACCAACGAGGTGTCTTGAGTCTTCTCCCTTAGGAGGCTAGTCTATGTCCACGCTGCGAGGAGGTGTGGAGAGAACTCGCTGTCCGTccaccgagagggagagagcctaGGAGACAGGTGAGTAAAGACATACAGGCCCTGAGTGTCTCTCCCTGGATAGTTTGGTCCCCAACTTAACTCTGGGCATAGGCCATGGAGAGAATGGTATGCGTCTCTCCTAAGCTGCTCAGGTACTTCGTAAATCCTTTGGCTATAGTGCTATATCTGTTGGTAAGGTGAGGAGTAAGGGAGTTTTCTATTGGCGTATCTGGGGAATCTCCTGAAAAAGAGGAATACTATTTGAGCAATCGTGTTTTCAATAAGCACATGTATCGTGCTTGTTTTAACAGCCAACCTTCCTCCATAGATTTCTGTGTCAGGACAGTAAGGGGATCTCATCAGGACGTGGAGCCATGCTGCTGAGAATTTTGCCCCGAGCGGCTGCACTGCTCATGCTGTGTGTTCAGCTCCTGCATGCCTCTGTGCTGCCTACTGTATCCTCCTACGAGTTCACTGCCTATAGGATGCAGCAGTATGCCATTCAGCAGGAAAAACATGGTAGGGTCACTTGGCCAGACATACTAAGTATCTGCACCAGAGAAAGGTTTACACATGTTATTTTATCATTTCAAAATATATAGTGCAGCTCTGTGGAGCAGCTTTCTTTTTATGTGCTGTACTCCTAAAGAAGGTATTTGTGCACTGTTTtcattattttgtttttttattttctgtGATTGAGGCAGGAAAGACAAAGTGAAGTTTGGAACTGTGTTTTTTCATGTGACCTCTTGTGTTGACCTGTGGAGGTTGTCGCGGTGCCATCGTGCAGGCGGAGGCCCGCTCAGCAGACGAACCAGTGTTAACACGACGCTGTGTCATCATGAAGCTGCCGGACTTCACCGTGGAACGATACTTTGAGGCTCTGAGGCAGAGTGCTGCCGCTGTACTCCTCCTGCTACCCAAAAACATGTCCGCTGTCCCCCAGGATATCATACAGGTATCTTAGACCTTTTATCAGGGTTGGCGGCCCATTCTATTGTAATATCAATCACTTGGGAGTATACAACAATCTACAGGCTTATGCCCGTTTTCTCTACCTTGCACCTTCAAGTTCTGGATATGTGGCACTTTAATCCAATATAATGTTAACCCTTTGCTTCCATACAGACCTTCATGGTGAGTGAGAGCGAAGCGTTGTTAAAGGACACCATCATGCCTGTGTACGTGACCCCGGAGGACGAGCAGCTCCTTTATATGTACGAAGAGGTCAAGCACGCCGCAGCCTCTCGCACCTCCTCTATACTGGTCCGAGGTAAGTAGAGAAGGCGGGATGGGAGGAAGAGCGTCTGGAGAGTAGGAAGGTTGGAGAGGGGCATGAGTAAAGGGGATGAAAGACAGGAGGTAGACtgagggaagagaaaggaggggggATACAGCGCAATGTGAAAATcgattttaataataataaatgtaatAGGTTCAGCATTCAAAACACAACTTGAACTTCTTTCTTTTGCTCTCTGTCAGTGTTCCGTAGTATGGTCACAGCCACCGTATTTCAGATTCTAGTGAGCAACACCAACCCCATCAAGCCCATCACTGACAGTACAATCATTACTCTGGAGGTGagtctctctccaaccctgtctaAGACCAAGGACATCAGCTAATTCTTATGGTATATGAACCTTGGAATGAATTATAATTGGATGTAGAAATACTGTATTAGGCCTTCTGGTCCCAACATAGCCAAGTCAGACTTGTGTACAGATTGTGATTGGTCAGTGTGCCTTCAGGGTGTACTTCCTGGTGCTGGAGAGGATGCGCCCACCATCGTTATCACGGCCCACTACGACTCCTACGGCCTTACTCCAGTAAGTCAACTGCCCGCTGCGTATACtagtgaaaaaaaaaatgtattcacaAATACGGAGTTTCAATCCAAAATATTGGTGCGTGTGTAAAACAGTGGCTGTCATATGGAGCAGACTCCAACGGTAGCGGAGTCATCATCTTGCTTGAGCTGGTCCGTCTTTTCCAGAAACTCTATAGCAACCCCCACAGCCAGCCTGCGTGAGTTAAACACACTATCGTTTAGTTATTTACAGACGTAAaacgtatgcacacatgactttaAGTCGCTAAGTGGCATAAATTATtactatatatattaaatattatCACTATTCATAGATGAAATTAAAATAATTAatcacatatacagtgcattcggaaaatgttttcagaccccttgccgAGCTcttagacaggattgtgtcgcgcacagacctggggaagagtaccaaaacatttctgcagtgttgaagttccccaagagcacagtggcctccatcattcttaaatggaagacgtttggtaccaccaagactcttcttagagctggctgcccagccaaactgagcaagcaGGGGaaaagggtcttggtcagggaggtgaccaagaacctgatggtcactctgacatggctccagagttcctctgtggagatgggagaaccttcaaaaagacaaccatctttgcagcactccaccaatttatggtagagtggccagagggaagccactcctcactaaaaggcacatgacagacggcttggagtttgccaaaaggcacctaaagtactctcagaccatgagaaacaagattcgctggtctgatgaaaccaagattgaactctttggcctgaatgtcaagcggcatgtctggaggaaacctggtaccatcccttacggtgaagcatggtggtggcagcagcatcatgtttttcagcggcaggcacTGGGGAGACTAATCAggcttgagggaaagatgaacggagaaaagtacagagggatccttgatgaaaacctgctcaggacctcgaactggggcgaaggttcacctttcaacaggacaacgaccgtaagcacacaaccaagacaatgcaggagtgtctTTTGGAaaacaagtctctaaatgtccttgagtggcccagtcagagcccggacttgaacctgatcgaacatctctggagagacctgaaaatagctgtgcagcgacactccacatccaacctgagagagcttgagaggatctgcagagaagaatgagagaaactccaccaaatacaggtgtgtcaagcttgtagcattatacccaagaagaatcgaggctgtaatcactgccaaatgtgattcaactaagtactgagtgaagggtctgaatacttatgtaaatgtgatatttcagttagcatttttttttttttatatttacaaaaatgtataacctgtttttgctttttcataatggggtattgtgtgtagatttatgaagataaaaaaaaatctaatttagaataaggctgtaacataacaaagtgcaaaagtcaaagggtctgaatactttccaaatgcactgtatattacatTTCTATTACATTTCAAATATCATACACTTTGAGTAATAGTACCTTATCCAATCAGGTTTTAAGGGAATGTTTGGGCATTTGAAATGACACTTGTGTTCTTTGTGTTCTAGATACCATCTTCTTTTCTCCCTGACTGGCAGTGGGAAGTATAACTTCCTGGGTACCAAGAGGTTTATAGAGGAGAATATGGATCATGCCGGTGAGTTGTTATTTCACTTGATCGTCTTTCAGTTATGGAGTCGAGACCAGAACTATCGAAGACTAGACCATGACCAACCATCTCAAGTCAGAAACATAAAGCATCTACACCCTAAAAACTTTACCCACTGCACGTACACCCGCCTTCTACAGTAGGGAGGTAGGCCTTGTGTTTTCATCTGCTGTTTAGTGGGTGAACCATGGCTGGGAGGACACTGCTACAACAGTCTGGTTGATTGTAGCCTTGCCTTATGTCTCTCTCAAGTTGATTCTATCCTTgtggtctgtctccctccagaGACCAGCCTTCTCCATGACAATGTGGCGTTTGTTTTGTGTCTGGACACGCTGGCCAATGGGGACGACATGTTCCTGCACGTGTCCCGCCCCCCCAAACCTGGCACCCCTCAGCATGCCTTCGTACAACATCTGGAGCAGGTAACTCCTCCCACCAGCAGATACTGTAGGAAGTGTGGAGGCGCTTGATGGCCCAATGTCACTTGTATGAACTAAACGTACATGCATCCCATCACCTTCCATGTAGGTAGTTTCTTCCCGGTTCCCTTGGGTGAGGTTTGGGATGGTCCACAAGAAGATCAACTTGGGGGAGTCCACTGTTTCCTGGGAGCACGAGCGCTATGCCATGCGCAGGATACCAGGCTTCACGCTGTCTCACCTGGAGGACCCCAAATCTGAACTCAGAGGCTCCATCCTGGACACTGTGTGAGTGGCACTACTCTGATTTATTTTAGGGTGGAATGACAACAGTATATTAAATGCATATTCCACAAGATTTTCCCAGTCTAGTATCTAGACTCTTAGACATATTGGTATTATTACAGAGTCTGGAAAAGGTCCATAATGAGACTGTTACCCTCCCAACAGGTTGCACGTGGACTTGAGGAAGATGAAGCGCAATGCCATCGTTATTGCAGAATCGCTAGCTCGGTTTATGTATAATCTCTCTGACAAGGTATAAAACAtgtacgaacacacacacacacacacacacaagaatacTTTATTTTAATCAATGAGGAAACAAATGAACTCATCTCAATTTGTTTTCCAATAGGGTTCCCCAAAAGACATACAGGTCTTCAAGGGCCAAATggtaagatttttttttaaaccagaaTCAGGAAAGGCAACTACAGTCATGAAGGGAACAATTCTGTCCTCCAGTTTAGTGTACACTGTTGCATCAGTTCCAAGCAGATTTATCAGAAGTTGACTGTCCTATGCACAGTGCAAACATAATGCAAGGGGAATCATTCATCTGATGACTGGTGATTGGATGAGAGGAACTGATttataaaatgattgtgggggctgtcttgttagacttcagtgcagcttttgacattatcgatcatagtctgcttaTGGAAATAttgatgtgttatggctttacaccccctgctataatgtgggtaaagagttacttgtctaacagaacacaaagggtgttctttaatggaagcatctcaaacataatccagggtgaagcaggaattccccagggtagctgtttaggccccttgctttttccattctttactaacgacatgccactgtcTTTGTGTaaggccagtgtgtctatgtatgtggatgactcagtgactgaaatgactgcaacacttaacaaagcgCTGCAGTTAGTTTCGGAATGCTTTGCAAGGAAACCTCAACTACATCTCATAATGAATCATGTGGACTGCTTGGAGTttccctggattgtaaactgtcatggtcaaaacatattgatacaacagtagctaagatgtcCATACTAAAGCGCTACTCTgcattcttaacaacactatcaacaaggcaggtcctacaggccctggttttgttgcacctggactattgttcagtagtgtggtcaggtgtcacaaagagggacttgggaaaattgcatggctggcccttaaaagtaccCGGAGAGTTAACATTAATGATgtacatgtcaatctctcatggctcaaagtagaggagagattgacatcaTCATTACTTGTTTTCAAAagaggtgttgacaagctgaagctactagcacacagcttggatacccatgcataccccacaaaatgtgccaccagaggtctcttcacagtccccaagtccagaacaaacTATGGGAGGCGcccagtactacatagagccatgaatacatggaactctattccacatcaggtaactgatgcaagcagtagaatcagatttaaaaagcaggtaaaaatacacctaaTGGAAGAGCCGGATCTGTGaagtaacacaaacataggcatatgcatacacacacaataacatacgcactatacacacacgtacacatggattttgttttgtagatatgtggtagtggagtatgggcctgagggcacacacttagagTGTTGTGAATTATGTAATgagtgtattgtaatgtttttaaaatggtataactgccttaattctcccggaccacaggaagagtagctgctaccttggcGGCAGCTAATAGGGTTccataaatacaaatacagaTACAAATCTAACAATCTTAAAGGAAACACTTAATTGACACTTTTTTGTGTGAAACAATTCCGTCTTGGAGGGCCTTGTCCCCCTTGTCTTATTCCACACGTTATCTTACAAccagaattcaaaatggattaaatattttttttcttctcacccattt
Proteins encoded in this window:
- the zgc:109965 gene encoding nicalin-1-like, which produces MLLRILPRAAALLMLCVQLLHASVLPTVSSYEFTAYRMQQYAIQQEKHGCRGAIVQAEARSADEPVLTRRCVIMKLPDFTVERYFEALRQSAAAVLLLLPKNMSAVPQDIIQTFMVSESEALLKDTIMPVYVTPEDEQLLYMYEEVKHAAASRTSSILVRVFRSMVTATVFQILVSNTNPIKPITDSTIITLEGVLPGAGEDAPTIVITAHYDSYGLTPWLSYGADSNGSGVIILLELVRLFQKLYSNPHSQPAYHLLFSLTGSGKYNFLGTKRFIEENMDHAETSLLHDNVAFVLCLDTLANGDDMFLHVSRPPKPGTPQHAFVQHLEQVVSSRFPWVRFGMVHKKINLGESTVSWEHERYAMRRIPGFTLSHLEDPKSELRGSILDTVLHVDLRKMKRNAIVIAESLARFMYNLSDKGSPKDIQVFKGQMEFQDSRMSSLMSFLTSMPRATQLDKDPKHTILVNTLEHELRYYLHQVHRHTFRQDKRDPELTFFDQMEQPMMMYRIKPAAFDLFLGGCIAAYLAIVYYAIENCGYLYTKLKAAVKSKQK